The nucleotide sequence CCCAAGGCGTACCTGCTGTGCTCGCCGCACAACCCCAACGGCACCATCCACACTGCCGAGGAGCTCGCCGAGGTCGCGCGGCTGGCCGACCGGTTCGGCGTCGTCGTCATCTCCGACGAGATCCACGCCCCTCTGGCCGGGGCCGCCCACACCCCGTACCTGGCGGTGCCGGGGGCGCACGACGCGGTGATCGTGACGTCCGCGTCGAAGTCGTGGAACCTCGCGGCACTCAAGGCCGGCCTGATCGTCGGATCGGCGTCCGTCCGCGACCGTCTGCGGCCGATGGTCTCCGACGGCGCGAGCTACTTCGGCGTCCTCGCGCACGTCGCCGCGCTGGCCGACGGCCGCGACTGGGTCCGCGAGGCGGCCGACGAGATCGAGGGCAACAAGGCGTTCTTCGCGGCCCAGCTGGCCGAACACCTCCCGACGCTGAGCTACACGCCGCTGCCCGGCACCTATCTCGCATGGCTCGACTGCTCGCCGCTCGGCCTGGAGAGCCCCGTCGACCACTTCCACCAGGTCGCCCGCGTGCGGTTCAACGCGGGCAGGGACTTCGCGCCCTACGCTCAGCAGTTCGTGCGCGTGAACCTCGCCACCAGCCACGACATCATCGCCGAGGCAGTCCGCAGGCTTGCGGCGTCGGTCTCGTAACCGTCACGATCGCCCCGGACCCGCGTGTGCCATCGCGCGGACCTCGTAGGCTGGGGCAGGAAGAGAACCGAGGAGGAACAATGGCGCTTCCCGAGGCTGCCTGGCGTGTCACGTACACCCCGGGAAACTGGCTCGTGCTGTCCGGCCCCACCACCCTCGTGGTGATGCTGCCCGCGCCGGCGCGCGCCTCCGGGCTCGTCGCGGACCTGTGGACCGCGATCCTCTCGGCGGGCTCCGTCGAGGCACTCCTGAACCTTGTCCATGAGGTCGGGCTCGACGCCATGCCCCACCTTGGCGCGTTCTTCTGGGAAGGCGGGACACTGCACGGCCTGACCCGCGGCGACGTCCGCGTGCTCGATGCGGACACGGGCGACGTGGCGCTCGAGGGCAGCGGGAGCATCACGTGGCGCGAGGAGGACCTCGGCGCGGAGCGACGCCTCAGGATCGACCTCGAGCCCGTCGCGGGCGACGAGGTGCTGCACCTCCCGCTCGTGGTCGGCGCCGTCTGCGTCTCCTCCCTGGAGCTGAGCACCGTGGACCGGGTCGTCTTCCCGGTCGCGGGGGGAGAGCCTCTTGCACCGGTCGTCGCCGCCGTCCCGGCCCCCGAGCAGCCCGTCGAGGACGCCCCGACACCGGCCTTCGTACCCGAGCCGGAGGTCGTCGACAGCGCCGCGGACCTCACCGACCTCGACCTGGGTGCCCCCGACCCGGCGGCCGCCATCGCCGGCGTGCCGATCCCTGCGCCCGCCGTCGTGCCCCCGGCCCCGGCCCCGGTCGCGGCGGAGGCGGAAGGCGGCACGATCTTCTCCACGGGCCTGGCGGCCACCCACAAGCCGCCGACGGCCGATGCGGACGGACAGGTCCTGGCGGTGCCCTGCGCCAACGGGCATCCCAACGCACCGGGCACCCGCACCTGCCGGCTCTGCCAGGCCCCCGTCGACTCGTCCAACCCCCGGGTCATCCGCCGCCCGGTGCTGGCCGGCGTCCACACCAACGGCGGCGACTTCGCCGACATCGTCGCCGGCGTCGTGATCGGCCGTGCGCCCGATGCTGCGCATGGTCCGGCCGGGTCGGGGCTGCTGCGCGTCCAGAGCCCCAGCAGCGACATCTCCCGCAATCACCTCCTGGTCACCACCCGCGACTGGAACGTGCACGTGACTGACCTCAACTCCACCAACGGCACCATGGTGCTTCCCGTCGGGGAGGCGCCCTTCGCGCTGCGCGACGGCGCCTCGGTGCAGGTGGAGATCGGCACCGTTCTGGACCTGGGCGACGGGGTCTCCGTCCGCATCGAGCCGCCCCGAGGCTGACGGATGCAGCGGCGTGCGCCTGAGGGGGGCAAGGGACCACGACACGGCGGGGGCGAGCGGCACCTGCCGCGGCCCCTGCGCCTTCTCGACCGGTTTCTGAGGCGCCACTGGCAGGGCCTCGCCGTCTCTCTGGTCGTCGTCGCGCTCGGCGTCGGTGCCTTCATCAGCCCCGGCCTCGTGCAGGCCGACGTCCGCCTCGACGAGGGAACGGTCTACGGCATCAAGCGGGACTCCGACATGGTCGGAATGGTCAACGCGCAGATCGACCAGCTTGCTTCCGCGACCACCGTCGGCGACACGCAGGTCGAGCTGCTCCAGTACGAGGACACCGTGCTGCTCCACCTGCCGCAGTCCTCCAGGCTGACCACCTTCAACCCGGGCCGCAACACGCTGGGCAGCCTGACTCAGCTGCCGAGCAACGCTGTCGTGCAGCTCGTCGGTGACCAGCTGCTGGTCTACAACCCGAGCAACGGCCGCGTCTGGCACGGGGACGTCGCGACCGTTCTCGACTACGACTTCCAGAAGCAGACCGCCGACCTCGAGGTCGGGGAGGACGGCGTGGCGACGCTCACGACGGACGGCGACGTCATCGGGCTCGACCCGAGCCGCTCCGTGCTCGTCAGGGCCTCCGCCGACGGCGAATCGACGGTGGAGACGCCCCTGCCCTTCGAGCTCGATCCCGTCGTGGTCGACGTAGAGCTGTCGGCGGTCGGGGACCGGGCCGTCGTGCTCGACCGGACGTCGGGACGCATCTGGGTCGAGTCAATGGACCGCGCCTACGACGTGTCAGGTGCCTCGACCGCCCAGCTGGCGGCGCCCTCGGCCGACGCTCTGGACGGCGAGGACGGCACGCGCGCCCTCTACGTCACGCAGGCCGGTCTCATCGCGCTCACCTCCGACGGGCCCCGCTCCCTGTCCGGGCAACTGGACGAGACGCCCGTCTCGCCCGTCCAGGTCGGCGACTGCGTCTACGCGGCCTTCCACTCAGACGGGGTCACCTTCGTGAAGAAGTGCGTGGGTGAGGATGCCTCCGTCACCGGGCTCGACGACCTGACCACCGACGGCAGCGCCCTGTCGCTGCAGGTCAACCGCGGCGCCGTGACCCTGAACGACGCGGCCAACGGCACCATCTGGCTGCTGGACAAGGGGGTCGTCATCCTGCCGGTCGACTGGGAGGCCGTCGCGCCCGTGCAGGAGAGCGACGAACTCGACTACGAGGACGGGGACTCGGACGTCGTGCCCGACCGTTCGCAGGAGAACCGGGCACCCATCGCGAAGGACGACACGCTCGCGGCGCGGGCCGGGCGCTCCACCGTGCTCACCGTCCTCGACAACGACACCGACCCCGACGGTGACGTGCTCAGCATCTCCGCCCCCGGCAGCATCGACGGGGCCACGCTCGAGCCCATCCGCGACGGCGCCGGGCTGCAGATCACGCTCCCCAACGAGGCGTCCGGCACCTTCACCTTCACCTACACCGTCGATGACGGGCGGGGCGGCACCGACTCGGCCGAGGTGACCGTGCGCGTCGTCGACGCCGACATCACGAAGGCCAACAGCGCGCCGCACAAGTTCGAACGGGCCCAGCCGCTCGAGGTGCAGCTCGGCAGCCGGAGCATCACCAAGCGGGTGCTGCTCGACTGGCGTGATCCGGACGGCGATCCGCTGATGCTGCTCAGCGCCACGATGGACCCCCGCTTCGAGGACATCGTGCGGTTCACCGCGGACGGCCAGATCACCTACACCGACGTCGGCAAGACCACCGGCACGAAGATCATCGAGGTCGTCGTCACCGACGGCCGGGACTCCACCACCGGCGAGCTGGTCGTCGAGGTGTCGGAGGACCCGGTCGCACCGGTGGCGTTCGGCGACTTCGCGACGGTCACCGTCGACCAGTCCGTGACTGTCGAGCCGCTCGCCAACGACGTCGGCGTGGACCTGACCCTCAGTGAGGTCACCACCGACTGCTCCGAGTGCACGCTGGAGCCCAACTACCGCGACAAGACGTTCGCGTTCTCCGCGCCGAAGGCCGGCGAGTACTACGTGACCTACACCGTCACGAACGGGCAGATCGGGACGGGGCTCGTCCGCATCGACGTGCGTGGCACCGGCACGAACCAGGTCCCGATCGCGGCCCTCGACGTCGCGCTGCTGCCGCCCGGTGGGTCCGTGCTGGTCGACCCGTTGCTGAACGACACCGACGCCGATGGCGACGTGCTCGTGATCCAGACATACACGGCGCCGGGCTCCCTCGAGGTCGTGATGGACCGGCGCCACCTCATGACCATCTCCGCCCGCCACACCCCCGACGCGCCCACCAGCATCACCTACCGCGTCTCCGACGGCAGCCATTCCGTGCTCGGCACGATCGTGGTGATCCCGACGCAGGCCGTCGGCAGCACGGCACCGAGGGCCGAGGACGACGAGCTGGAGGTCAGGGCGGGTGCGTCCGCCCGCGTCGACGTGCTCACCAACGACACCTCGCCCATCGGACTCGATCTGACCATCGGAGAGCTCACCGAGAACCCGCTCGGAGAGCAGGCATGGATCGACGGCGACACCGTCCGGGTGACCGTGCCAGCCGGCACCCCCGCGGGGGCCAGGACCATCAGCTACACCGCCGTCGACTCCGAAGGCAACACCGGGACCGCGCGGCTCGCGCTGACGGTCGTCTCCGAGGACGCCCAGAACGAGGCGCCGGCCCCCCGCCAGGTCGTCGACCGTGTCCTCGCAGGCACCACGACCCGTATCGCCATCCCGCTCGACGGCATCGACCCGAACGGTGACGCCGTGCGCCTCATCGGGCTGGGCTCCGGCCCGACGCTCGGCCGGGTCCTCGGCGTCGGCGAGGGCTACCTGACGTACCAGGCCTACGAGGAGTCGCAGGGCACCGACACGTTCTCCTACGACGTCGTCGACTCGCTCGGCGAGCGTGCCCGCGGCGAGGTGCGCATCGGCATCGCCCAGCCGAGCCGCACCAACACGCCCCCGGTCGGCGTGATGGACGAGATCACGGTGCGACCCGGCAGGCAGGTGCAGATCGCCGCGCTGGCCAACGACTTCGACGCCGACGGCGACACGCTCGGTTACACCTCCGACGACCCGGTGGAGATGGACGACGACATCTTGGCCCAGCTGGTCGGCGGCAGGGAGATCGTGCTCCAGGCACCGGCCAGGGAAGGCACCTACGTCGGCCGCTACGACATCGTCGACGCCCGCGGGGAGCTGGCGTACGGGGACATCCGCCTCGTGGTGGACAAGGACGCGCCGCTGTTGGCTCCGGTCACGCGCGACGATTCCGTCGCCGTGTCCTCCCTCATTGACCGGGACTGGGTCGAGGTCGACGTGATGGCCAACGACTACGACCCGGACGGATCACGCGACCAGCTGAGCATCGAGGTCCCCGACTACGGCGCCGACGAGGACTCCTCCGCGCGGCTCGTGGACGGCGCCAAGGTGTCGATCCCGGTTCTGGACCGCATGCAGCAGATCCGCTACGTGCTGATCGACGGTGACGGGAACCGCACGAACTCCCTGATCATCGTGCCCGGCCGGGGCGACTCCGTGCCTGTCCTCAAGGACCCCGACCAGACCCTCGACGCCGTGGCCGGCCAGCCACTCGAGATCGACGTCAACAACCTCGTCGCCGGCACGCGGGGCCGCGACGTGCGCCTGACGACCGAATCGAACCTGTCCGCCACGCATGGGCGCCTGATGGCGGCAGGCGAGGCCAAGGTCATCTACGTCCCCGACGAGAGCTACGACGGCCCGGCGTCGGTGGTGTTCGAGGTCACCGACAAGGTCCGTGAGGGCGACACGTCGGGGGAGGCGGCATTCGTGTCGATCCCCGTGACGGTGCACCCGGCACCCAACCGGCCTGAGGGGAGCGAGGACGAGGACAACGCACGGCTGAACCTGCCCCCCACCCTGGCCGTCGACACGCCGGTCCTGCGCGTGGGACCCGACGAGGGCGAGTCGCGCCTCGACCTGCTTGCGCTGTTCCGGGACCCGGAGGGCGACACGATGTTCGTGAGCGGGCCGCTCACCGCAGGCCAGGGCGACGCGGACCTCGACTGGCGCACCGAGGGCGACCGGCTCTACGCCAGCGCCCCCATCACGGCTGAGCCCGGCAGCTACCGGGAGGTCAGCGGCTTGGTGGTCGACGCGATGGACAACGAGACGCCCTTCACGGTCTCGATCCAGGTCACCGCCTCCACCAGGCCGACGGTGACCGTCGCCACCGACGTGGTCGAGAAGGCCGTGGCCGGCGAGCCGATCACGATCCACCCGCTCGCCAACGACCGCTCCAATCTTCTGGGGGACCAGTCGCTGACGCTGCTCGGCGCCACGCGCCTGAGCGGCGAGGGGGCACTGAGCTACGACGCCGAGAAGCAGACCGTCACCATCACCCCGTCCGGCGACTGGCACGGCGCCTTCACAGCCAGCTACACCGTCAACGACGCCACCGCAGACCCCGATCGTCGCGTCGACGGCACCATCCGGGTGACGGTGCTCGACGTGCCCGGCCAGCCGTCGACCCCCTTCGAGGGCGTCGCGGGTGACGGGCAGGTGTCCGTGAAGTACCTCTCCGGTGGCGACGGCGGCACCGACATCACCTCCAGAGTGGCGACTGCCTCCTCTCCCGGCCTGGCAGACCGCACGGCCGAGTGCGGGGTGGGGGTGTGCACCGTCACGGGGCTGAAGAACGGCGTGCCCTGGCAGATCTCCGTCACCGAGATCAACGAGGTCGGCCCGTCCGAGCCGTCGAGACTCTCCGCCGCCGTGATCCCCGACGCAGTGCCGCTTGCGCCGTCGAAGCCGTCGGTGGAGTTCGGCGACGGCGAGCTCACCGTCAGCTGGACCCACGACCCGCAGTACTCCTCCAAGCAGGGCGGCAGCGCCATCGCGACCTACATCGTGCGGCTCCTTGACTCGGGCGGCCGGGAGATCGGCAGCCCCGTCGAGGTCAAGGCGCCCACGAAGACCTACACCTGGAAGGGCCTCACGAACGGCACCACATACCTGTTCACCGTCGAGGCGAAGAACTCCAACCCGCAGAAGGCCCTGACCTCCCCGCCGTCGGACACGTCCACGCCCGAGCATCCCAACGGCAAGCCGAGCGGCAACGTCACCCCGGAGGTCACCGCCATCCGCGACGGCATCGGCGGCGGCTTCTCGGTCACGTTCGAGCGCAGCGAGGTCGACACCAACGGCGACGCGATCGACTACTTCGTCGTCACCCCCGTCACGGCCGACGGCGAGAGCACCGCCAACGCCGAGCGCGTCGAGGTGGGCGCCGCGACCGGCAGGGTCAAGGCCGAGATCCACGGCATGGGCCAGACCCCGACGAAGTTCTCCATCACGGCGGCCAACCGCTCCGGCGAGGCGAAGGTCGGCGGCACGTCGGCCTACACCATCTCCTACCCGCCGCCCGAGGTCACCGCGGTCAAGGTCACCCCGGCGGACGCGGCGCTGCAGGTGAAGCCGTCCACCAACATCAAGGGCGACGCCGCCACGTTCGAGTACAGCCTCGACGGCGCCACCTGGGCCGCGCTGCCCTCGGGCGGGACCATCGGCGGCCTCGTCAACGGCCAGCAGTACAGCGTCTCTGTCCGGGCGCTGGTGGAGGACATGACCTCGGCCGCGCGGACCGCCGATCCCGTCCGCCCACGCTCCGACCGGCCGAACGCGCCCACGCTCAGCACGGAGCGTGTGCTGCGCGACTTCGAGGAGATCCAGATCGACGTCAACCCGATGACCTGGGAGAGCACGGGAGGCTGGGACCCGTCCGACTACCGGTTCTGCAGCCGCAGCAGCGACTGCGACCCGACGGACCCCGGCCGCGTGCGCAAGTTCGAGCCGGGCGAGTGGGGCACCCTGCGGTGGAGGTACGACGGCTTCGACACGTCCAGCATCTCCGTCGACCTGA is from Tessaracoccus palaemonis and encodes:
- a CDS encoding FHA domain-containing protein, with the translated sequence MALPEAAWRVTYTPGNWLVLSGPTTLVVMLPAPARASGLVADLWTAILSAGSVEALLNLVHEVGLDAMPHLGAFFWEGGTLHGLTRGDVRVLDADTGDVALEGSGSITWREEDLGAERRLRIDLEPVAGDEVLHLPLVVGAVCVSSLELSTVDRVVFPVAGGEPLAPVVAAVPAPEQPVEDAPTPAFVPEPEVVDSAADLTDLDLGAPDPAAAIAGVPIPAPAVVPPAPAPVAAEAEGGTIFSTGLAATHKPPTADADGQVLAVPCANGHPNAPGTRTCRLCQAPVDSSNPRVIRRPVLAGVHTNGGDFADIVAGVVIGRAPDAAHGPAGSGLLRVQSPSSDISRNHLLVTTRDWNVHVTDLNSTNGTMVLPVGEAPFALRDGASVQVEIGTVLDLGDGVSVRIEPPRG
- a CDS encoding MalY/PatB family protein; translated protein: MAIFDVPLAELQTRGTIKWRRFEADVLPMFVAEMDAHLAPAIRARLERALAEGDTGYPELPAYQEALADFAAWQWGWEFSPSDATLVTDVVTGMRDALTAVTEPGDPVVINSPIYPPFRGVSYDRTIVDVPMLDDRLDLEGLAEAFEEHRPKAYLLCSPHNPNGTIHTAEELAEVARLADRFGVVVISDEIHAPLAGAAHTPYLAVPGAHDAVIVTSASKSWNLAALKAGLIVGSASVRDRLRPMVSDGASYFGVLAHVAALADGRDWVREAADEIEGNKAFFAAQLAEHLPTLSYTPLPGTYLAWLDCSPLGLESPVDHFHQVARVRFNAGRDFAPYAQQFVRVNLATSHDIIAEAVRRLAASVS
- a CDS encoding fibronectin type III domain-containing protein, with product MQRRAPEGGKGPRHGGGERHLPRPLRLLDRFLRRHWQGLAVSLVVVALGVGAFISPGLVQADVRLDEGTVYGIKRDSDMVGMVNAQIDQLASATTVGDTQVELLQYEDTVLLHLPQSSRLTTFNPGRNTLGSLTQLPSNAVVQLVGDQLLVYNPSNGRVWHGDVATVLDYDFQKQTADLEVGEDGVATLTTDGDVIGLDPSRSVLVRASADGESTVETPLPFELDPVVVDVELSAVGDRAVVLDRTSGRIWVESMDRAYDVSGASTAQLAAPSADALDGEDGTRALYVTQAGLIALTSDGPRSLSGQLDETPVSPVQVGDCVYAAFHSDGVTFVKKCVGEDASVTGLDDLTTDGSALSLQVNRGAVTLNDAANGTIWLLDKGVVILPVDWEAVAPVQESDELDYEDGDSDVVPDRSQENRAPIAKDDTLAARAGRSTVLTVLDNDTDPDGDVLSISAPGSIDGATLEPIRDGAGLQITLPNEASGTFTFTYTVDDGRGGTDSAEVTVRVVDADITKANSAPHKFERAQPLEVQLGSRSITKRVLLDWRDPDGDPLMLLSATMDPRFEDIVRFTADGQITYTDVGKTTGTKIIEVVVTDGRDSTTGELVVEVSEDPVAPVAFGDFATVTVDQSVTVEPLANDVGVDLTLSEVTTDCSECTLEPNYRDKTFAFSAPKAGEYYVTYTVTNGQIGTGLVRIDVRGTGTNQVPIAALDVALLPPGGSVLVDPLLNDTDADGDVLVIQTYTAPGSLEVVMDRRHLMTISARHTPDAPTSITYRVSDGSHSVLGTIVVIPTQAVGSTAPRAEDDELEVRAGASARVDVLTNDTSPIGLDLTIGELTENPLGEQAWIDGDTVRVTVPAGTPAGARTISYTAVDSEGNTGTARLALTVVSEDAQNEAPAPRQVVDRVLAGTTTRIAIPLDGIDPNGDAVRLIGLGSGPTLGRVLGVGEGYLTYQAYEESQGTDTFSYDVVDSLGERARGEVRIGIAQPSRTNTPPVGVMDEITVRPGRQVQIAALANDFDADGDTLGYTSDDPVEMDDDILAQLVGGREIVLQAPAREGTYVGRYDIVDARGELAYGDIRLVVDKDAPLLAPVTRDDSVAVSSLIDRDWVEVDVMANDYDPDGSRDQLSIEVPDYGADEDSSARLVDGAKVSIPVLDRMQQIRYVLIDGDGNRTNSLIIVPGRGDSVPVLKDPDQTLDAVAGQPLEIDVNNLVAGTRGRDVRLTTESNLSATHGRLMAAGEAKVIYVPDESYDGPASVVFEVTDKVREGDTSGEAAFVSIPVTVHPAPNRPEGSEDEDNARLNLPPTLAVDTPVLRVGPDEGESRLDLLALFRDPEGDTMFVSGPLTAGQGDADLDWRTEGDRLYASAPITAEPGSYREVSGLVVDAMDNETPFTVSIQVTASTRPTVTVATDVVEKAVAGEPITIHPLANDRSNLLGDQSLTLLGATRLSGEGALSYDAEKQTVTITPSGDWHGAFTASYTVNDATADPDRRVDGTIRVTVLDVPGQPSTPFEGVAGDGQVSVKYLSGGDGGTDITSRVATASSPGLADRTAECGVGVCTVTGLKNGVPWQISVTEINEVGPSEPSRLSAAVIPDAVPLAPSKPSVEFGDGELTVSWTHDPQYSSKQGGSAIATYIVRLLDSGGREIGSPVEVKAPTKTYTWKGLTNGTTYLFTVEAKNSNPQKALTSPPSDTSTPEHPNGKPSGNVTPEVTAIRDGIGGGFSVTFERSEVDTNGDAIDYFVVTPVTADGESTANAERVEVGAATGRVKAEIHGMGQTPTKFSITAANRSGEAKVGGTSAYTISYPPPEVTAVKVTPADAALQVKPSTNIKGDAATFEYSLDGATWAALPSGGTIGGLVNGQQYSVSVRALVEDMTSAARTADPVRPRSDRPNAPTLSTERVLRDFEEIQIDVNPMTWESTGGWDPSDYRFCSRSSDCDPTDPGRVRKFEPGEWGTLRWRYDGFDTSSISVDLTDHPIEEPDFDGDTLGFRFPYVQTGSCTVTLDGGADSFTVDISGGELYYSGTPTYTVSEGDEDVKITATTAQVTCTANGASKRFGTVWR